ACCGCTTCGTCGTAGCGGTCTTGGCTAACCGCTCCTTCTTGATATAACGTCTCAAAGCGATCGCGTCTTTGCCTTGCCAGCTCTGCCCTTGCCCCCGCTGACTCTACCTGTGCCTTTGCCTGTTCGATATCTTCGGGGCGGGTCCCAGCTTTTAACTCAGCTAATTTGGCTTTAGCTCTCGCCAGACGGGCTTTGGCACGTTCAATTTCTTCGGGGCGATTGCCTGCTTCCAGCTCGGCTAACTTAGCTGTTGCTTGTGCTAGTTGGGCTTCAGCTTGTTTGCCCTGGGCTAAAATTTCTTCATTTTCCATCCGCGCAATGGGTTGCCCTTGTTGCACCCTATCCCCCTGTTCCACCATCAACTCCACCAAGCGACCGGCGGTTTTGGGACTCAGGTTGACGCTGCGCACTGGTACAATGGTACCGCTGGCCGTTACGCGGACGGTGAGATTTTTGGCTTGTACGGGAACAGTCAAATCGACCAAATCTTCGTCAGCACTGGCATCTCGGGTAGCGACGTAAATGGTACTGGCAGTGCCGGCAATGCCTGCTGCTACCAGGCCAACAATGCCAACGGTGGACCAGGCAAATTTTCGACCAAACAGGGAAATGGGCATGGCGGCGTGGATCCGTAGGTATGTGGGTAGGCAGGAGCGATCGCTTCGATGCTCCCACCTCTACTATCATAACGATTTTGCCATGGTTGAGCAGGGGAGCAACTAATTTCTGGGGCGAGATTGGGGATGTAGCTGCGACAGAAGGGTATTGGGCTTGGCTTGACGCAAAATTTGTACGATAATCGTGTCGGTACCAAATGGTGCCCAGGTGCAGCCAGTGGCTAGGTATTCTTGGGCAAATTCGCTGACCCGGTAGCTGCCGTAGCCGGCGAGGGTAGCTTGTGCGATCGCGCCGCCCAAATAAGCCAAAAGATTCCCCCATCCCCAAGGATTGCCCCAAGCAGTTACCAAAATGCTAGCTACTTCTGCCAGCGCCACACCGGCAAGGCTGAAAAAGATTTGTTGTCCCAACTTCCCAGCTTGGTACCCCGTTAGGGGGAGTTGATATTGACGCGCCAAAGCACGCACCAAGTTTAAATCGGCAAAAACAGTGGCTATCAAGTCGATAACGGCAACTGGCATCAGTGCGATCGCGACAGCTTTGATACCGACAATCCGATCGACCCGTTGTTTGGTGAGATTTTTCTGGGCTTCAATGGTGCAACGGGCTAAATTCCGTTCTAGCTGGCTGGCTTGCAACAAAGCATTCAACGCCAACAGCGATCGCCCTTCCTGATTGAGAATTTGCAGAATTTTTTGCTTCAAATCCTCTATCTGTGGCGGCGGCGTTTCCCAATTTTCCTTAGCTTCTCCTGTTTCTGTCTGTTCTCTCACAGTCACTGGCATGGGTTCTGCAGCCACCATAACAATATTTTCTAGAGAAATAAAAAAGTGGGAATCGCTATCACAACGATCTCCATCGGCGCTACCGTCGTTTTTCTGGAAACTTTGCAGTTGTTCGTAAATCTTGGCGGCATCTTTCTCCGGATGCAAATCTGTTTTATTAAAAACCAACAGCATGGGTTTCTTGGCAGCCGCCAGTTCCACCATGGCTTGATATTCGGCGCGGGTAATATCCCCAGAAACAATAAATAAAATTAAATCCGCTTGCGTGGCAAGTGCTTTGGCTTTTTGACTTCTTTCAGTACCACCCACCTCATCCAAACCAGGGGTATCGATCAACTCTACCTGAATTTTGCCTTCCTCCTGGGGAAACCAACGGATGCTAGTGGGAATGGTGGTAGCGCCGTGAATTGGACTGGTGGAGAGCAATTTTTGACCCACCAACGCATTGACCACCGTAGATTTGCCGCGACTGACAGCGCCAAAAGCAGCGATGCGAATAATCCCCTGTTCTAATTTTTCCAAAATTCCTGCCAGCTTTTCCAACTCTGGCGGTTCTGCCGGCAATTTCCCCCGCAGGGAAGCATATTTTTCGTAGATTTGCGCGATGGTGGTTTGCGCCAGTTCCATCGGGGAAGCGGTCCAAGACCCTGTGGGGTTATCACCCTGTGATGGTACACCCCCTTTTGGGGGGACGCTGCTTGCGCGATCGTCAGACATGGCAGGATGGAGAAATCATCAACGAAAACAAATCAATTAGCCAGCAATTGGCAAACGATTGGCAGCTTTTTTGGCGAAAGAAACCAAAAATTCGTTTTGCTGGGTTCGCTGGAAAGCAGCTTGCAGCTTTTGCTTCATGGATTGCCAGTCAATTTGGGAAGGTTGGGTGATGGCTGGCTGTTCTTGGAAATAGTCAATCAACCCCAAACCGGCAATTCGGGTGATGTAGGCGGCGCTAACCCCTTCAATGGCGCTACCGGCGACGTAGGTGGTGACGTTGGTTTTGAGAATGGTGGTGAGGGTTTTGGTAGAAAGTTCCACCAATCCTAATTTTACGATAACAGCGCCTAAGGTTTTGGCAATTTCTTGGGCTTGCGACCAGGAAAAGGGTTGCTGGTAAATTTTACTCAAATCCATCACCATTTGGGTATTGACAGCAATGGTGGCGAGGATATCGCCGGAAGGAATGGGGTTGGCGAAGGCAGCAGCGGCGGCAATCCACTGGTAGCGTTCGATCTGGGGGAAAGCACGATCGCGGCGTAGTTGGTTGAGGAGATTTTGGATTTCTTGTTGCGTGGCGATCGCTTGGCGGTAGGTACTCGTGTAAAGTAGAGAGGGGATAGTGTCGGAATGTAGAATTTGCTGCAAGCGTTGTTGCAGTGGTTCGAGGTGGGGGGTGGTGGTTTCAGTTTTGGTAACGACAGAACCGTCGGCTTGGGTTTGGCGAACGGTAATTTCTCGACCGGCAGCCGCGATCGCGACAATATCCTCAGCCGGTACAATACCAGTAAGGCGTTGTTGTAGTTTGGCGCGAATGGTATCTACAGTGGTTTTCGGTTGTGGGTATTGCTGGTTCCACACCACCAAAACCCGTTGCGGCGCGATCGCAATTTCGCGAATAGCTTGATATTCCGAGTCAGTAATATCGCCACTGGTGAGAAACAAAACCAAATCGCAATTGTATAGTTGCTGTTTGGCTTCCCATTCGGCAGCTTCGCTAGCAAACCAAGGCGTGGTATCTTGGTAGCAAACCGGAATATCCCCGTTGGTGGCTGACGACGACAAAACCTGCGCCAGCGTCGTTTTCCCAGTTCCCTGACCACCAGTAACGCCAATCGAGATATCCTGGCGTTGTAGTTGTTGGGGAAGGCTTTCCACCTTCTGTTGCAAGTTCGCCACGCGACTTTGCAGTTGGGAATCAGTTTCCGTTGGCAATTCCGCTTGCAGTTGGCTTATCGTTTGCCGGCAGCCATCAATAGCCTGTTCTGCTTTTGCCAAATCCACCGACTGTTGTGGGGAAGCAATCGTTTGCGAAGGTTGAGAAGAACGACGCCACCACCAAGCCACACCGCCGGTTGCCATTAAAGCCAGCAAAGTAGTTTCGCCAAAACCGTTTCCCAACGGATTCCAACTGTTTGCCAGCCACAGCAAAAACGATAATCCAACGCCACCTACCAAAATGGGTTGTCGCCACGTAACTGCCATAATGTTTTCATCTTCCAAGTCTCTATCTTTTAATGTTCCCACAAATCGAACTGGATTTTCTAGGAAAGTAGTAGCGTAGCAAAAGGCCGGCAACCAGCGCTACCATTTCAGGCAGGGCTTAGGAACGTCGAATATTAAAGCAACACCAATCTTCCCGCCGCCATAGGGTAGCTACAATCCAACCGTGTTGTTCCAGGGTATCGGCAACAGGTTTGGCTTGGTCTACTAAGACACCGCTGAGAATTCCCCACGTAGAAGAATGGGCAATTTCGTCGAGATGGGGGATGAGATCGATGATAACTTCAGCGAGAATATTGCAGAGAATGCCATCCACGGGTTGGGGGGTCATTTGTTTGATTTCCGGGAAACTGCCTTTTTGCGCCAGCAAGCGTTTTTCGGACATTTGGTTCATGGCGCGGTTGCTGCGGGTAGCCTTAATCGCCAGTGGGTCCGTATCTACAGCATAAACGGTTTTGGCCCCCAACAGTAGGGCACCGATGGATAAAATACCGGAACCGCAACCAATGTCGGCAACGGTTTGTTTTTCCGCATCGACTCCCAAACGCATTTCCAACGCTTCCAAACACAGTTTGGTGGTGGGGTGGGTTCCCGTTCCAAAAGCCACACCTGGGTCGAGACGCAACAACAAGCGATCGCTATTTTCCGGCGGTGACAGCCATCCGGGATAGACCAAAAAGCGATCGCCAATTTCTGTGGGATGCCAGTGTTTCTTCCAACTACTCGCCCAATCTTCCTCATCAATCAAACGCCAATGAACCTTGGGCGCGCTTAATCCCAAACACAAAGCATCTTGGCGCAACCATAAAGATAAAGCCGACAGGTCCAGCAAGTGAGCGTTGGCTTCCGGCAAATAAGCCCGCAGCAAGTATCCGGACTTGCGACGTTCCCCGGCTGTTCCCTGACAGCCAAAGGATTGTAACCGCCAAAAGATGGTTTCTTCCAAACTAGGATCGGCTAAGATTTGAATTTCCCACCAGCTGTTAGCCAATTGAACGCCCCCTCACTATTCTATCGTTCTGTAGTTCGGCAGGCTCGCCGTTGCCAAAGCGATATTTCCTCAACTACCCAGTTTCCCCCCTCCCCCGCAGGGGAGAGGAATGGGATAGCCGTGTACCAAGCCAGTGCTACTAGACCGTCGAACGCCAGCTAGCTAAAAAGGAAATAGCCATTTGCGAAGTTGCTTGCGACCACCCGTACTCTACAAAGTTACTGTATAAGCATCGCGAACGCCAGGTACTTTCATAATTTCCTCTAAAATTCCTTCCGGTAAAGGATCGTCGAGGCTGAGTACCATCACCGCGTCGCCGCGGACAATTTTGCGCCCCACTTGCATGCTGGCGATATTAACGTTAAAACTGCCCAAGAAAGAGCCAATTTTGCCGATAATCCCAGGCATATCGCGGTGGCGGGTAAATAGCATGTTCTGGGTTGGTGGTACGTTAATGGGAAATTCGTCGATATTGGTAATCCGCATTTCGCGATCGCTAAGCAAAGCACCATTGACTGA
This DNA window, taken from Geitlerinema sp. PCC 9228, encodes the following:
- a CDS encoding DUF697 domain-containing protein; the encoded protein is MAVTWRQPILVGGVGLSFLLWLANSWNPLGNGFGETTLLALMATGGVAWWWRRSSQPSQTIASPQQSVDLAKAEQAIDGCRQTISQLQAELPTETDSQLQSRVANLQQKVESLPQQLQRQDISIGVTGGQGTGKTTLAQVLSSSATNGDIPVCYQDTTPWFASEAAEWEAKQQLYNCDLVLFLTSGDITDSEYQAIREIAIAPQRVLVVWNQQYPQPKTTVDTIRAKLQQRLTGIVPAEDIVAIAAAGREITVRQTQADGSVVTKTETTTPHLEPLQQRLQQILHSDTIPSLLYTSTYRQAIATQQEIQNLLNQLRRDRAFPQIERYQWIAAAAAFANPIPSGDILATIAVNTQMVMDLSKIYQQPFSWSQAQEIAKTLGAVIVKLGLVELSTKTLTTILKTNVTTYVAGSAIEGVSAAYITRIAGLGLIDYFQEQPAITQPSQIDWQSMKQKLQAAFQRTQQNEFLVSFAKKAANRLPIAG
- a CDS encoding GTP-binding protein produces the protein MSDDRASSVPPKGGVPSQGDNPTGSWTASPMELAQTTIAQIYEKYASLRGKLPAEPPELEKLAGILEKLEQGIIRIAAFGAVSRGKSTVVNALVGQKLLSTSPIHGATTIPTSIRWFPQEEGKIQVELIDTPGLDEVGGTERSQKAKALATQADLILFIVSGDITRAEYQAMVELAAAKKPMLLVFNKTDLHPEKDAAKIYEQLQSFQKNDGSADGDRCDSDSHFFISLENIVMVAAEPMPVTVREQTETGEAKENWETPPPQIEDLKQKILQILNQEGRSLLALNALLQASQLERNLARCTIEAQKNLTKQRVDRIVGIKAVAIALMPVAVIDLIATVFADLNLVRALARQYQLPLTGYQAGKLGQQIFFSLAGVALAEVASILVTAWGNPWGWGNLLAYLGGAIAQATLAGYGSYRVSEFAQEYLATGCTWAPFGTDTIIVQILRQAKPNTLLSQLHPQSRPRN
- the prmA gene encoding 50S ribosomal protein L11 methyltransferase, with the translated sequence MANSWWEIQILADPSLEETIFWRLQSFGCQGTAGERRKSGYLLRAYLPEANAHLLDLSALSLWLRQDALCLGLSAPKVHWRLIDEEDWASSWKKHWHPTEIGDRFLVYPGWLSPPENSDRLLLRLDPGVAFGTGTHPTTKLCLEALEMRLGVDAEKQTVADIGCGSGILSIGALLLGAKTVYAVDTDPLAIKATRSNRAMNQMSEKRLLAQKGSFPEIKQMTPQPVDGILCNILAEVIIDLIPHLDEIAHSSTWGILSGVLVDQAKPVADTLEQHGWIVATLWRREDWCCFNIRRS